A genome region from Drosophila simulans strain w501 chromosome 2R, Prin_Dsim_3.1, whole genome shotgun sequence includes the following:
- the LOC6735225 gene encoding protein 4.1 homolog isoform X2, producing MPAEIKPSAPAEPETPTKSKPKTSSSSHGKPALARVTLLDGSLLDVSIDRKAIGRDVINSICAGLNLIEKDYFGLTYETPTDPRTWLDLEKPVSKFFRTDTWPLTFAVKFYPPEPSQLKEDITRYHLCLQVRNDILEGRLPCTFVTHALLGSYLVQSEMGDYDAEEMPTRAYLKDFKIAPNQTAELEDKVMDLHKTHKGQSPAEAELHYLENAKKLAMYGVDLHPAKDSEGVDIMLGVCASGLLVYRDKLRINRFAWPKILKISYKRHHFYIKIRPGEFEQYESTIGFKLANHRAAKKLWKSCVEHHTFFRLMTPEPVSKSKMFPVFGSTYRYKGRTQAESTNTPVDRTPPKFNRTLSGARLTSRSMDALALAEKEKVARKSSTLDHRGDRNADGDAHSRSPIKNKKEKNPNELYLDLMDADKEAKLREKKQKEKEEKERKEREKRELEEKKKAEKAAKAALAAGAAAGAAVNGNDELNDSNKSDKSSGRRGVGIFSSGRKSKSGSPSKDGKDKSGKDKDKEVGRLGLVVTSGLGDNQQDQNLDEAARNAAKNRGSTTPGVTRQYEYAVDNDGNTSPTRKSYTPGGFRYDQDPNSRKSGADGQEQLSPTSQQKKIGLAFNYAPGNENALKETAEKLKAGQLSPRTQDKLNRGQLSPKSRAKLLQDPLLSPTTRAKLQGSAVDAAAVPLSDSQKRSYSPTKGPQGYSSGAPGSYKPISDPTADFLESQRYIKEPGYVGPSKADVAAGLAGAAGAAGSKKPGSPTKTGKGAPGAGAAAAAGAAGAAAAAAKPKKRRVKIMVITSKFDPSTKRIDAENGSIEHSTGILDPATGLIDTKYGVIDPKKGTLEALNTKTGKKEVFQGDVDGKTGNLHLVSGVADPKTGRLDDTLGQIVCITPQDNPVVELTVITSRIDPATGKIDTVNGDVERSLGVLNLDTGLLDTKYGEINTRTGELKAIDPKSGKIVVSKNVKVDPGTGQITILGVVDPKTNKIDPNQGRLIEVGQQIDPIVEVTSLAGKFDSKRNIIDAKTAQVETSGGQFDPKAGKIDTKYGQIDLVKHTITFNDPKSGKTVTRDIKIEPATGQIVLKNQVNPKNNKPDKDYARIISLRIVQQRVDPATKAPITEVSASKDKDIVVDPKSNQIWVPTGATDPATKEQQYISSSVDPKTGYVITIYGYLDPKTNEIKKQTKLDPNTIKIEPTSGKIYTATGEVDQATGEPLYAATQVDPESGEVYTKLARVDPKTGKIVIVRILLISKTDERGRPEEIDPSTCEIDPVSGRVLKFFNKTVYVYNMIDPVTGEIVQVDPNDPRFAGARTTVTHTMTLTGEIDPVTGRIKSEYGDIDPNTGDIDPATAVTDPVTGKLILNYAQIDPSHFGKQAQVQTTTETVPITRQQFFDGVKHISKGALRRDSEGSSDDDMTGQYGTEQVNDVLIGSPAGQAGGKLGKPVSTPTVVKTTTKQVLTKNIDGVTHNVEEEVRNLGTGEVTYSTQEHKADATPTDLSGAYVTATAVTTRTATTHEDLGKNAKTEQLEEKTVATTRTHDPNKQQQRVVTQEVKTTATVTSGDQYQRRDSVSSTSSGDSGTPIDGPYDGASVVRTDNQKSPLFTTSATTGPHVESTRVVLGEDTPGFSGHGEIISTQTVSSKTRTVETITYKTERDGIVETRVEQKITIQSDGDPIDHDKALAEAIQEATAMNPDMTVEKIEIQQQTQ from the exons TGTCCAAGTTCTTCCGCACGGACACTTGGCCTCTCACCTTCGCCGTCAAGTTCTATCCTCCGGAGCCATCGCAGCTGAAGGAGGACATCACGCGCTACCATTTGTGCCTGCAGGTGCGCAATGACATCCTGGAGGGCCGACTGCCCTGCACATTCGTTACCCACGCTCTGCTCGGATCCTACCTGGTGCAGTCGGAGATGGGGGACTACGATGCCGAAGAAATGCCCACCAGGGCCTACCTAAAGGACTTCAAGATCGCACCAAATCAGACTGCCGAGTTGGAGGATAAGGTCATGGATCTGCACAAGACCCACAA gGGACAATCGCCCGCCGAGGCCGAGCTACACTACCTGGAGAATGCTAAGAAGCTGGCCATGTACGGCGTGGACTTGCATCCCGCCAAGGATTCCGAGGGCGTGGACATCATGCTGGGCGTTTGTGCCTCCGGCTTGCTCGTCTACCGCGATAA ATTGCGCATAAACCGCTTTGCCTGGCCCAAGATCCTGAAGATCTCCTACAAGCGCCACCATTTCTACATCAAGATCCGACCGGGTGAATTCGAGCAATACGAATCCACCATTGGCTTCAAACTGGCCAACCATCGTGCCGCCAAGAAACTGTGGAAGTCCTGCGTGGAGCACCACACCTTCTTCCGCCTGATGACCCCCGAGCCGGTCAGCAAGTCCAAGATGTTCCCGGTCTTCGGGTCCACCTACCGCTACAAGGGTCGCACTCAGGCCGAGAGTACGAACACACCCGTGGATCGTACTCCTCCGAAGTTCAACAGGACTCTGTCCGGAGCTCGTCTTACTTCCAGGAGCATGGATG CTCTGGCCTTggccgaaaaggaaaaggTGGCTAGGAAGAGCAGCACCCTGGATCATCGGGGAGATCGAAATGCCGATGGCGATGCCCACAGCCGCAGTCCAATCAAGAACAAGAAGGAGAAG AACCCCAACGAGCTGTACCTTGATCTGATG GATGCTGATAAGGAGGCTAAGTTGCGTGAGAAGAAGcaaaaggagaaggaggagaaggagcgaAAGGAGCGGGAGAAGCGTGAGTtggaggagaagaagaaggccGAAAAGGCTGCCAAGGCAGCACTTGCCGCTGGTGCCGCTGCAGGAGCGGCTGTTAATG gCAATGACGAGCTGAATGATTCCAACAAGTCTGACAAGTCCTCAGGCAGACGT GGCGTTGGCATATTCTCCTCGGGTCGCAAGAGCAAGAGCGGTTCCCCATCCAAGGATGGCAAGGATAAGTCCGGAAAGGATAAGGACAAGGAGGTGGGTCGACTTGGTCTGGTCGTTACGTCCGGTCTGGGCGATAATCAGCAGGATCAGAACCTGGACGAGGCGGCTAGGAATGCGGCTAAGAACCGAGGATCCACCACTCCGGGTGTCACTAGGCAGTATGAGTATGCCGTGGATAATGATGGCAATACCAGTCCCACAAGGAAATCATACACCCCTGGTGGCTTCCGCTACGATCAGGATCCTAACTCTAGGAAATCCGGTGCCgatggccaggagcagctgtcTCCTACCTCGCAGCAAAAGAAGATTGGTTTGGCCTTTAACTATGCTCCTGGTAACGAGAACGCCTTGAAGGAAACGGCTGAGAAGCTGAAGGCAGGACAGCTGTCTCCTCGCACCCAGGATAAGCTGAACCGCGGTCAACTTTCGCCCAAATCGCGGGCTAAGCTTCTTCAGGATCCACTCCTCTCGCCCACCACCCGCGCTAAGCTCCAGGGCAGCGCTGTGGATGCGGCTGCTGTTCCTCTGAGTGATTCCCAGAAGCGATCCTACTCGCCCACCAAGGGACCCCAGGGCTACTCCTCTGGAGCTCCAGGAAGCTACAAGCCCATCTCAGATCCCACGGCTGATTTCCTGGAATCCCAGCGCTACATTAAGGAGCCCGGATACGTTGGCCCCTCCAAAGCTGACGTTGCTGCTGGTCTTGCTGGTGCTGCAGGTGCTGCTGGATCTAAGAAGCCTGGTTCTCCCACCAAGACAGGAAAGGGAGctccaggagctggagctgcggcagcagctggagccgcaggagctgcagcagcagcggccaaGCCGAAAAAGAGGCGTGTCAAGATCATGGTCATCACCTCCAAATTCGATCCCTCCACCAAGCGTATTGATGCGGAGAACGGAAGTATTGAGCACTCCACTGGCATTCTAGATCCCGCCACCGGACTCATTGACACCAAATATGGCGTGATTGATCCCAAGAAGGGAACATTGGAGGCTCTGAATACCAAGACCGGAAAGAAGGAGGTGTTCCAGGGCGATGTTGATGGCAAGACGGGCAATCTTCATTTGGTATCTGGTGTGGCGGATCCAAAGACAGGACGCCTTGACGACACCCTTGGTCAGATCGTTTGCATCACACCCCAGGATAATCCTGTGGTGGAGCTAACAGTGATCACCAGTCGCATCGATCCTGCAACCGGAAAGATCGACACAGTTAACGGAGATGTGGAGCGCTCCTTGGGCGTCCTGAACTTGGATACTGGCCTGCTGGATACCAAGTATGGAGAGATTAACACACGCACCGGCGAACTTAAGGCCATTGATCCGAAGTCTGGCAAGATTGTAGTCAGCAAGAATGTTAAAGTGGATCCGGGCACTGGCCAGATCACGATCCTGGGCGTTGTAGATCCCAAGACGAACAAGATCGATCCGAACCAGGGTCGCCTCATTGAGGTGGGCCAACAGATTGACCCAATTGTGGAGGTCACTTCCTTGGCGGGCAAGTTCGATTCCAAGAGGAACATCATCGATGCCAAGACGGCTCAGGTGGAGACCTCTGGAGGTCAGTTCGACCCGAAGGCCGGCAAGATTGATACCAAATACGGACAGATTGATCTGGTTAAGCATACGATCACGTTCAATGACCCGAAATCAGGAAAGACGGTTACTAGGGACATTAAGATTGAACCAGCCACCGGACAGATTGTCCTGAAGAACCAGGTCAATCCGAAGAACAACAAGCCCGACAAGGATTATGCCAGGATTATCTCTTTGAGGATCGTGCAACAGCGCGTGGATCCGGCCACTAAGGCGCCCATCACTGAAGTCAGTGCCTCCAAGGACAAGGACATCGTGGTGGACCCCAAGTCCAACCAGATTTGGGTACCTACGGGAGCCACCGATCCTGCCACCAAGGAGCAGCAGTACATCTCCAGCAGCGTGGACCCCAAGACGGGATACGTTATCACCATCTATGGCTACCTGGACCCCAAGACCAACGAGATCAAGAAACAGACCAAGCTCGACCCCAACACAATCAAGATCGAACCCACGTCCGGAAAGATATACACTGCCACCGGGGAGGTGGATCAGGCCACTGGGGAGCCGTTGTACGCGGCCACCCAGGTGGATCCCGAATCCGGCGAGGTTTACACCAAGCTGGCCCGCGTCGATCCCAAGACGGGCAAGATCGTGATCGTGCGCATCCTGCTTATCTCGAAGACCGACGAGCGTGGTCGCCCGGAGGAGATCGATCCCTCCACATGCGAAATCGATCCCGTCTCCGGCCGCGTTCTTAAGTTCTTCAATAAGACCGTTTATGTTTACAATATGATTGACCCTGTGACCGGTGAAATTGTTCAGGTGGACCCCAATGACCCGCGTTTCGCTGGCGCCCGCACCACGGTGACCCACACGATGACGCTGACAGGGGAGATTGACCCCGTGACCGGCAGGATTAAGAGCGAGTATGGCGACATTGACCCGAACACGGGAGACATTGATCCCGCCACGGCTGTCACGGATCCCGTGACCGGAAAACTGATCCTCAACTATGCCCAGATCGATCCCTCGCACTTCGGCAAACAGGCGCAGGTGCAAACCACCACGGAAACGGTACCCATCACCCGCCAGCAGTTCTTCGACGGAGTCAAGCACATAAGCAAGGGCGCTCTACGGCGGGATTCCGAGGGCAGCTCCGATGACGACATGACCGGACAGTATGGTACCGAACAGGTCAATGACGTCTTGATCGGCAGTCCAGCGGGACAGGCGGGCGGCAAGCTGGGCAAGCCAGTGAGCACGCCCACGGTGGTGAAGACCACCACCAAACAGGTGCTGACCAAGAACATCGATGGCGTGACCCACAATGTGGAAGAGGAGGTGCGCAACCTGGGCACCGGCGAGGTCACCTACTCCACGCAGGAACACAAG GCTGATGCTACACCCACCGACCTGAGTGGCGCCTATGTCACGGCCACCGCAGTCACCACCCGCACCGCCACCACGCACGAGGATCTGGGCAAGAACGCCAAGacggagcagctggaggagaagaCGGTGGCCACCACCCGCACCCACGATCccaacaagcagcagcagcgcgtCGTCACCCAGGAGGTGAAGACGACGGCGACTGTCACCAGTGGGGATCAG TATCAGAGGAGGGATAGCGTTTCCTCGACCAGCTCCGGCGATTCGGGCACGCCCATCGACGGACCCTACGATGGTGCCAGTGTGGTGCGCACAGATAACCAG AAATCTCCGCTGTTTACGACCTCCGCCACAACTGGACCCCATGTGGAAAGCACCCGAGTGGTTCTGGGTGAGGACACACCCGGCTTCTCCGGACATGGCGAAATCATCTCCACCCAAACCGTGAGCAGCAAAACCCGCACTGTGGAAACCATTACC TACAAAACCGAACGCGATGGCATTGTGGAGACACGAGTGGAACAGAAGATAACCATTCAGTCCGATGGAGATCCGATCGATCATGACAAAGCCTTGGCCGAGGCAATACAA GAAGCGACGGCCATGAATCCGGACATGACAGTCGAGAAGATTGAAATTCAGCAGCAAACGCAGTag
- the LOC6735225 gene encoding protein 4.1 homolog isoform X6, with translation MPAEIKPSAPAEPETPTKSKPKTSSSSHGKPALARVTLLDGSLLDVSIDRKAIGRDVINSICAGLNLIEKDYFGLTYETPTDPRTWLDLEKPVSKFFRTDTWPLTFAVKFYPPEPSQLKEDITRYHLCLQVRNDILEGRLPCTFVTHALLGSYLVQSEMGDYDAEEMPTRAYLKDFKIAPNQTAELEDKVMDLHKTHKGQSPAEAELHYLENAKKLAMYGVDLHPAKDSEGVDIMLGVCASGLLVYRDKLRINRFAWPKILKISYKRHHFYIKIRPGEFEQYESTIGFKLANHRAAKKLWKSCVEHHTFFRLMTPEPVSKSKMFPVFGSTYRYKGRTQAESTNTPVDRTPPKFNRTLSGARLTSRSMDALALAEKEKVARKSSTLDHRGDRNADGDAHSRSPIKNKKEKNPNELYLDLMDADKEAKLREKKQKEKEEKERKEREKRELEEKKKAEKAAKAALAAGAAAGAAVNGNDELNDSNKSDKSSGRRGVGIFSSGRKSKSGSPSKDGKDKSGKDKDKEVGRLGLVVTSGLGDNQQDQNLDEAARNAAKNRGSTTPGVTRQYEYAVDNDGNTSPTRKSYTPGGFRYDQDPNSRKSGADGQEQLSPTSQQKKIGLAFNYAPGNENALKETAEKLKAGQLSPRTQDKLNRGQLSPKSRAKLLQDPLLSPTTRAKLQGSAVDAAAVPLSDSQKRSYSPTKGPQGYSSGAPGSYKPISDPTADFLESQRYIKEPGYVGPSKADVAAGLAGAAGAAGSKKPGSPTKTGKGAPGAGAAAAAGAAGAAAAAAKPKKRRVKIMVITSKFDPSTKRIDAENGSIEHSTGILDPATGLIDTKYGVIDPKKGTLEALNTKTGKKEVFQGDVDGKTGNLHLVSGVADPKTGRLDDTLGQIVCITPQDNPVVELTVITSRIDPATGKIDTVNGDVERSLGVLNLDTGLLDTKYGEINTRTGELKAIDPKSGKIVVSKNVKVDPGTGQITILGVVDPKTNKIDPNQGRLIEVGQQIDPIVEVTSLAGKFDSKRNIIDAKTAQVETSGGQFDPKAGKIDTKYGQIDLVKHTITFNDPKSGKTVTRDIKIEPATGQIVLKNQVNPKNNKPDKDYARIISLRIVQQRVDPATKAPITEVSASKDKDIVVDPKSNQIWVPTGATDPATKEQQYISSSVDPKTGYVITIYGYLDPKTNEIKKQTKLDPNTIKIEPTSGKIYTATGEVDQATGEPLYAATQVDPESGEVYTKLARVDPKTGKIVIVRILLISKTDERGRPEEIDPSTCEIDPVSGRVLKFFNKTVYVYNMIDPVTGEIVQVDPNDPRFAGARTTVTHTMTLTGEIDPVTGRIKSEYGDIDPNTGDIDPATAVTDPVTGKLILNYAQIDPSHFGKQAQVQTTTETVPITRQQFFDGVKHISKGALRRDSEGSSDDDMTGQYGTEQVNDVLIGSPAGQAGGKLGKPVSTPTVVKTTTKQVLTKNIDGVTHNVEEEVRNLGTGEVTYSTQEHKKSPLFTTSATTGPHVESTRVVLGEDTPGFSGHGEIISTQTVSSKTRTVETITYKTERDGIVETRVEQKITIQSDGDPIDHDKALAEAIQEATAMNPDMTVEKIEIQQQTQ, from the exons TGTCCAAGTTCTTCCGCACGGACACTTGGCCTCTCACCTTCGCCGTCAAGTTCTATCCTCCGGAGCCATCGCAGCTGAAGGAGGACATCACGCGCTACCATTTGTGCCTGCAGGTGCGCAATGACATCCTGGAGGGCCGACTGCCCTGCACATTCGTTACCCACGCTCTGCTCGGATCCTACCTGGTGCAGTCGGAGATGGGGGACTACGATGCCGAAGAAATGCCCACCAGGGCCTACCTAAAGGACTTCAAGATCGCACCAAATCAGACTGCCGAGTTGGAGGATAAGGTCATGGATCTGCACAAGACCCACAA gGGACAATCGCCCGCCGAGGCCGAGCTACACTACCTGGAGAATGCTAAGAAGCTGGCCATGTACGGCGTGGACTTGCATCCCGCCAAGGATTCCGAGGGCGTGGACATCATGCTGGGCGTTTGTGCCTCCGGCTTGCTCGTCTACCGCGATAA ATTGCGCATAAACCGCTTTGCCTGGCCCAAGATCCTGAAGATCTCCTACAAGCGCCACCATTTCTACATCAAGATCCGACCGGGTGAATTCGAGCAATACGAATCCACCATTGGCTTCAAACTGGCCAACCATCGTGCCGCCAAGAAACTGTGGAAGTCCTGCGTGGAGCACCACACCTTCTTCCGCCTGATGACCCCCGAGCCGGTCAGCAAGTCCAAGATGTTCCCGGTCTTCGGGTCCACCTACCGCTACAAGGGTCGCACTCAGGCCGAGAGTACGAACACACCCGTGGATCGTACTCCTCCGAAGTTCAACAGGACTCTGTCCGGAGCTCGTCTTACTTCCAGGAGCATGGATG CTCTGGCCTTggccgaaaaggaaaaggTGGCTAGGAAGAGCAGCACCCTGGATCATCGGGGAGATCGAAATGCCGATGGCGATGCCCACAGCCGCAGTCCAATCAAGAACAAGAAGGAGAAG AACCCCAACGAGCTGTACCTTGATCTGATG GATGCTGATAAGGAGGCTAAGTTGCGTGAGAAGAAGcaaaaggagaaggaggagaaggagcgaAAGGAGCGGGAGAAGCGTGAGTtggaggagaagaagaaggccGAAAAGGCTGCCAAGGCAGCACTTGCCGCTGGTGCCGCTGCAGGAGCGGCTGTTAATG gCAATGACGAGCTGAATGATTCCAACAAGTCTGACAAGTCCTCAGGCAGACGT GGCGTTGGCATATTCTCCTCGGGTCGCAAGAGCAAGAGCGGTTCCCCATCCAAGGATGGCAAGGATAAGTCCGGAAAGGATAAGGACAAGGAGGTGGGTCGACTTGGTCTGGTCGTTACGTCCGGTCTGGGCGATAATCAGCAGGATCAGAACCTGGACGAGGCGGCTAGGAATGCGGCTAAGAACCGAGGATCCACCACTCCGGGTGTCACTAGGCAGTATGAGTATGCCGTGGATAATGATGGCAATACCAGTCCCACAAGGAAATCATACACCCCTGGTGGCTTCCGCTACGATCAGGATCCTAACTCTAGGAAATCCGGTGCCgatggccaggagcagctgtcTCCTACCTCGCAGCAAAAGAAGATTGGTTTGGCCTTTAACTATGCTCCTGGTAACGAGAACGCCTTGAAGGAAACGGCTGAGAAGCTGAAGGCAGGACAGCTGTCTCCTCGCACCCAGGATAAGCTGAACCGCGGTCAACTTTCGCCCAAATCGCGGGCTAAGCTTCTTCAGGATCCACTCCTCTCGCCCACCACCCGCGCTAAGCTCCAGGGCAGCGCTGTGGATGCGGCTGCTGTTCCTCTGAGTGATTCCCAGAAGCGATCCTACTCGCCCACCAAGGGACCCCAGGGCTACTCCTCTGGAGCTCCAGGAAGCTACAAGCCCATCTCAGATCCCACGGCTGATTTCCTGGAATCCCAGCGCTACATTAAGGAGCCCGGATACGTTGGCCCCTCCAAAGCTGACGTTGCTGCTGGTCTTGCTGGTGCTGCAGGTGCTGCTGGATCTAAGAAGCCTGGTTCTCCCACCAAGACAGGAAAGGGAGctccaggagctggagctgcggcagcagctggagccgcaggagctgcagcagcagcggccaaGCCGAAAAAGAGGCGTGTCAAGATCATGGTCATCACCTCCAAATTCGATCCCTCCACCAAGCGTATTGATGCGGAGAACGGAAGTATTGAGCACTCCACTGGCATTCTAGATCCCGCCACCGGACTCATTGACACCAAATATGGCGTGATTGATCCCAAGAAGGGAACATTGGAGGCTCTGAATACCAAGACCGGAAAGAAGGAGGTGTTCCAGGGCGATGTTGATGGCAAGACGGGCAATCTTCATTTGGTATCTGGTGTGGCGGATCCAAAGACAGGACGCCTTGACGACACCCTTGGTCAGATCGTTTGCATCACACCCCAGGATAATCCTGTGGTGGAGCTAACAGTGATCACCAGTCGCATCGATCCTGCAACCGGAAAGATCGACACAGTTAACGGAGATGTGGAGCGCTCCTTGGGCGTCCTGAACTTGGATACTGGCCTGCTGGATACCAAGTATGGAGAGATTAACACACGCACCGGCGAACTTAAGGCCATTGATCCGAAGTCTGGCAAGATTGTAGTCAGCAAGAATGTTAAAGTGGATCCGGGCACTGGCCAGATCACGATCCTGGGCGTTGTAGATCCCAAGACGAACAAGATCGATCCGAACCAGGGTCGCCTCATTGAGGTGGGCCAACAGATTGACCCAATTGTGGAGGTCACTTCCTTGGCGGGCAAGTTCGATTCCAAGAGGAACATCATCGATGCCAAGACGGCTCAGGTGGAGACCTCTGGAGGTCAGTTCGACCCGAAGGCCGGCAAGATTGATACCAAATACGGACAGATTGATCTGGTTAAGCATACGATCACGTTCAATGACCCGAAATCAGGAAAGACGGTTACTAGGGACATTAAGATTGAACCAGCCACCGGACAGATTGTCCTGAAGAACCAGGTCAATCCGAAGAACAACAAGCCCGACAAGGATTATGCCAGGATTATCTCTTTGAGGATCGTGCAACAGCGCGTGGATCCGGCCACTAAGGCGCCCATCACTGAAGTCAGTGCCTCCAAGGACAAGGACATCGTGGTGGACCCCAAGTCCAACCAGATTTGGGTACCTACGGGAGCCACCGATCCTGCCACCAAGGAGCAGCAGTACATCTCCAGCAGCGTGGACCCCAAGACGGGATACGTTATCACCATCTATGGCTACCTGGACCCCAAGACCAACGAGATCAAGAAACAGACCAAGCTCGACCCCAACACAATCAAGATCGAACCCACGTCCGGAAAGATATACACTGCCACCGGGGAGGTGGATCAGGCCACTGGGGAGCCGTTGTACGCGGCCACCCAGGTGGATCCCGAATCCGGCGAGGTTTACACCAAGCTGGCCCGCGTCGATCCCAAGACGGGCAAGATCGTGATCGTGCGCATCCTGCTTATCTCGAAGACCGACGAGCGTGGTCGCCCGGAGGAGATCGATCCCTCCACATGCGAAATCGATCCCGTCTCCGGCCGCGTTCTTAAGTTCTTCAATAAGACCGTTTATGTTTACAATATGATTGACCCTGTGACCGGTGAAATTGTTCAGGTGGACCCCAATGACCCGCGTTTCGCTGGCGCCCGCACCACGGTGACCCACACGATGACGCTGACAGGGGAGATTGACCCCGTGACCGGCAGGATTAAGAGCGAGTATGGCGACATTGACCCGAACACGGGAGACATTGATCCCGCCACGGCTGTCACGGATCCCGTGACCGGAAAACTGATCCTCAACTATGCCCAGATCGATCCCTCGCACTTCGGCAAACAGGCGCAGGTGCAAACCACCACGGAAACGGTACCCATCACCCGCCAGCAGTTCTTCGACGGAGTCAAGCACATAAGCAAGGGCGCTCTACGGCGGGATTCCGAGGGCAGCTCCGATGACGACATGACCGGACAGTATGGTACCGAACAGGTCAATGACGTCTTGATCGGCAGTCCAGCGGGACAGGCGGGCGGCAAGCTGGGCAAGCCAGTGAGCACGCCCACGGTGGTGAAGACCACCACCAAACAGGTGCTGACCAAGAACATCGATGGCGTGACCCACAATGTGGAAGAGGAGGTGCGCAACCTGGGCACCGGCGAGGTCACCTACTCCACGCAGGAACACAAG AAATCTCCGCTGTTTACGACCTCCGCCACAACTGGACCCCATGTGGAAAGCACCCGAGTGGTTCTGGGTGAGGACACACCCGGCTTCTCCGGACATGGCGAAATCATCTCCACCCAAACCGTGAGCAGCAAAACCCGCACTGTGGAAACCATTACC TACAAAACCGAACGCGATGGCATTGTGGAGACACGAGTGGAACAGAAGATAACCATTCAGTCCGATGGAGATCCGATCGATCATGACAAAGCCTTGGCCGAGGCAATACAA GAAGCGACGGCCATGAATCCGGACATGACAGTCGAGAAGATTGAAATTCAGCAGCAAACGCAGTag